From a region of the Mytilus galloprovincialis chromosome 3, xbMytGall1.hap1.1, whole genome shotgun sequence genome:
- the LOC143069799 gene encoding transforming growth factor-beta-induced protein ig-h3-like, producing the protein MKLICFGLIACLAIPALGDNLVQLATKLGAKTLVEFVTEAGLADTLANGGPFTVFGPTDDAFGKLPPKVVKMLKEDKKLLADVLKFHVLSGKVYSSQLSNELTASSLNPLAKVRINIYQGRKVITATGSPVVLPDQNATNGVIHVIDRVMFPLPLMPVTGLVGMDPMLSTLLTAVKAADLVQTLSGYGPFTLFAPTNEAFAKLPAGVLANLLKNKTALTDVLTYHVVSGTFYSAGLTNGMSATTVEGKPVTITISGGSVMVGKSTVVRADDAVSNGVVHIIDTVLIPPSLRSTLLP; encoded by the exons ATGAAGCTCATTTGTTTTGGTTTAATTGCCTGCCTGGCCATTCCTGCTCTTGGGGATAATCTAGTACAGTTAGCTACCAAACTAGGAGCAAAAACATTAGTTGAGTTTGTTACAGAGGCCGGTTTAGCAGACACTCTTGCAAATGGAG gACCCTTCACTGTGTTTGGACCAACTGACGATGCTTTCGGCAAATTACCACCTAAAGtagtaaaaatgttaaaagaggACAAAAAACTGCTAGCTGACGTACTGAAGTTCCACGTCCTAAGCGGAAAAGTATATTCATCACAGCTATCAAATGAACTGACTGCTTCTTCACTAAACCCATTGGCTAAAGTCCGTATCAACATTTACCAAGGCAGAAAG GTGATAACAGCAACAGGAAGTCCTGTCGTATTGCCAGACCAGAATGCTACCAATGGTGTCATCCATGTTATAGATAGAGTCATGTTTCCTTTACCATTGATGCCAGTAACTGGATTGGTGGGAATGGATCCTATGTTGTCTACTCTCCTAACAGCTGTCAAGGCCGCTGATCTCGTACAAACCCTCtcag gctATGGTCCATTCACACTTTTTGCTCCCACAAACGAAGCCTTCGCAAAATTGCCCGCTGGAGTATTGGCCAATCTGTTAAAGAACAAGACAGCTTTGACCGACGTTTTAACATACCACGTGGTTTCTGGAACCTTCTATAGCGCTGGATTAACCAATGGAATGTCAGCAACAACAGTAGAAGGAAAACCAGTCACGATCACCATTAGTGGag GAAGCGTTATGGTTGGAAAATCCACTGTAGTTCGAGCCGATGATGCCGTGTCCAATGGAGTTGTTCATATCATCGACACCGTTCTTATTCCACCTTCCCTTAGATCAACACTTCTCCCATGA